One genomic region from Solea senegalensis isolate Sse05_10M unplaced genomic scaffold, IFAPA_SoseM_1 scf7180000014855, whole genome shotgun sequence encodes:
- the dyrk1ab gene encoding dual-specificity tyrosine-(Y)-phosphorylation regulated kinase 1A, b isoform X2, with product MAAPMPHTHQQYSDRHQPSTDQSVTVLPYSDQTPQLTANQRHMPQCFRDPTSAPLRKLSIDLIKTYKHINEVYYAKKKRRHQQGQGEDSSHKKERKVFNDGYDDDNYDYIVKNGEKWMDRYEIDSLIGKGSFGQVVKAYDRAEQEWVAIKIIKNKKAFLNQAQIEVRLLELMNKHDTEMKYYIVHLKRHFMFRNHLCLVFEMLSYNLYDLLRNTNFRGVSLNLTRKFAQQLCTALLFLATPELSIIHCDLKPENILLCNPKRSAIKIVDFGSSCQLGQRIYQYIQSRFYRSPEVLLGMPYDLAIDMWSLGCILVEMHTGEPLFSGANEVDQMNKIVEVLGIPPNHIMDLAPKARKFFEKLSDGTWSVKKTKDGKRYKPPASRKLHSILGVETGGPGGRRAGESGHAVADYLKFKDLILRMLDYDPKSRIQPYYALQHSFFKKTADEGTNTSSSVSTSPALEQSQSSGTTSSTSSSSGGSSGTSTSGRARSDPTHHHLHSGGHFGTALPAIDGDSLCPQARQPYPPPLVWGGGVGPESVTGETHPVQETTFHVPPQHPKALHPHSHAHHHHGQMMATRPRPRHYTSPTHSSSTQDSMEVVHGHLSMTSLSSSASSSSTSSSSTGNHGNQAYQLRHLPTGALDFGQNGGLSMGLGAFSNPRQETGMAAHPAFSMGTNTGPAHYLAEGHLGMRQGMDREESPMTGVCVQQSSMASS from the exons ATGGCTGCTCCAATGCCCCATACGCACCAGCAGTACAGTGACCGCCACCAGCCAAGCACTGACCAATCTGTTACGGTCTTACCGTACAGCGACCAGACACCACAGCTCACTGCCAATCAG AGGCACATGCCCCAGTGCTTTCGTGACCCAACTTCAGCTCCCCTGAGGAAGCTCTCCATTGACCTTatcaaaacatacaaacacatcaaTGAG GTGTATTATGCAAAAAAGAAGCGACGGCACCAACAGGGTCAGGGTGAAGACTCCAGTCacaaaaaggagaggaaagtcTTTAATGATGGCTATGACGATGATAACTATGACTACATCGTCAAGAACGGGGAAAAATGGATGGACCGCTATGAGATTGATTCCTTGATAGGAAAGGGATCCTTCGGGCAG gttGTGAAAGCGTACGACCGTGCAGAGCAGGAATGGGTCGCCATTAAGATCATCAAGAACAAGAAAGCTTTCCTCAATCAAGCCCAGATTGAAGTGCGCCTGCTAGAGCTCATGAACAAACATGATACCGAGATGAAATACTACATTG TTCACCTCAAGCGTCACTTCATGTTTCGGAACCACCTCTGCCTCGTGTTTGAGATGCTTTCATACAACCTGTACGACCTGCTCCGGAACACCAACTTCCGCGGCGTCTCTCTCAACCTCACCCGGAAGTTTGCCCAGCAGCTATGCACAGCGCTGCTCTTCCTGGCCACACCTGAGCTCAGCATCATCCACTGTGACCTGAAGCCTGAGAACATCCTCCTCTGCAACCCCAAACGCAGCGCCATCAAAATCGTGGACTTTGGCAGCTCATGCCAACTGGGACAAAGG ataTACCAGTACATCCAGAGTCGCTTCTACCGTTCTCCAGAGGTTCTGCTGGGAATGCCCTATGACCTGGCCATCGACATGTGGTCTCTGGGCTGCATCTTAGTGGAGATGCACACTGGAGAACCTCTGTTCAGTGGCGCCAACGAG GTGGACCAGATGAACAAAATAGTGGAGGTTCTTGGGATCCCACCTAATCACATAATGGACCTAGCCCCAAAAGCCAGGAAGTTCTTCGAGAAGCTTTCTGATGGTACATGGAGTGTTAAGAAGACCAAAGATGGCAAAAGG TATAAACCTCCAGCCTCACGGAAGCTCCACTCCATCCTGGGTGTGGAGACAGGAGGTCCAGGTGGCCGGCGGGCAGGAGAGTCTGGCCACGCTGTTGCTGACTACTTGAAGTTCAAGGACCTGATCCTGCGGATGTTGGACTATGACCCTAAGAGCCGCATCCAGCCCTACTATGCCCTGCAGCACAGCTTCTTCAAGAAGACGGCGGACGAGGGGACCAACACGAGCAGCAGCGTGTCCACGAGCCCTGCGTTAGAGCAGTCCCAGTCTTCAGGAACCACGTCCAGTACCTCCTCCAGTTCAG GAGGATCTTCTGGGACGAGCACCAGTGGCAGAGCGAGGTCAGACCCGACACATCACCACTTACACAGTGGAGGACACTTTGGCACGGCCCTGCCGGCCATCGATGGAGACAGCCTCTGCCCACAG GCACGGCAGCCGTATCCGCCACCGCTGGTGTGGGGGGGCGGCGTGGGACCAGAGTCGGTCACTGGAGAGACACACCCGGTCCAGGAAACCACCTTCCATGTTCCCCCTCAGCACCCGAAGGCCCTTCATCCCCACTCACATGCTCATCACCACCACGGGCAGATGATGGCGACGCGGCCACGCCCACGTCACTACACCTCCCCGACACACAGCTCCTCCACACAGGACTCCATGGAAGTGGTTCACGGTCATCTGTCCATGACCTCCCtgtcttcctctgcctcctcttcctctacaTCGTCCTCTTCCACTGGGAACCACGGCAACCAGGCATACCAGCTCCGCCATTTGCCCACCGGAGCGCTGGACTTTGGTCAGAACGGCGGGCTGAGTATGGGGCTAGGTGCCTTCTCGAACCCGCGGCAGGAGACTGGCATGGCAGCGCACCCTGCTTTCTCCATGGGCACGAACACGGGGCCCGCCCACTACCTAGCGGAGGGTCACCTGGGCATGAGGCAGGGCATGGACCGGGAGGAGTCTCCAAtgactggagtgtgtgtgcagcagagttCCATGGCCAGCTCGTGA
- the dyrk1ab gene encoding dual-specificity tyrosine-(Y)-phosphorylation regulated kinase 1A, b isoform X1 gives MHPGGETSACKPSSVRLAPSFSLHTAGLQMAAPMPHTHQQYSDRHQPSTDQSVTVLPYSDQTPQLTANQRHMPQCFRDPTSAPLRKLSIDLIKTYKHINEVYYAKKKRRHQQGQGEDSSHKKERKVFNDGYDDDNYDYIVKNGEKWMDRYEIDSLIGKGSFGQVVKAYDRAEQEWVAIKIIKNKKAFLNQAQIEVRLLELMNKHDTEMKYYIVHLKRHFMFRNHLCLVFEMLSYNLYDLLRNTNFRGVSLNLTRKFAQQLCTALLFLATPELSIIHCDLKPENILLCNPKRSAIKIVDFGSSCQLGQRIYQYIQSRFYRSPEVLLGMPYDLAIDMWSLGCILVEMHTGEPLFSGANEVDQMNKIVEVLGIPPNHIMDLAPKARKFFEKLSDGTWSVKKTKDGKRYKPPASRKLHSILGVETGGPGGRRAGESGHAVADYLKFKDLILRMLDYDPKSRIQPYYALQHSFFKKTADEGTNTSSSVSTSPALEQSQSSGTTSSTSSSSGGSSGTSTSGRARSDPTHHHLHSGGHFGTALPAIDGDSLCPQARQPYPPPLVWGGGVGPESVTGETHPVQETTFHVPPQHPKALHPHSHAHHHHGQMMATRPRPRHYTSPTHSSSTQDSMEVVHGHLSMTSLSSSASSSSTSSSSTGNHGNQAYQLRHLPTGALDFGQNGGLSMGLGAFSNPRQETGMAAHPAFSMGTNTGPAHYLAEGHLGMRQGMDREESPMTGVCVQQSSMASS, from the exons ATGCATCCAG GAGGAGAGACTTCAGCATGCAAACCTTCGTCCGTCCGGCTTGCGCCCTCTTTTTCTTTACACACTGCTGGTCTTCAGATGGCTGCTCCAATGCCCCATACGCACCAGCAGTACAGTGACCGCCACCAGCCAAGCACTGACCAATCTGTTACGGTCTTACCGTACAGCGACCAGACACCACAGCTCACTGCCAATCAG AGGCACATGCCCCAGTGCTTTCGTGACCCAACTTCAGCTCCCCTGAGGAAGCTCTCCATTGACCTTatcaaaacatacaaacacatcaaTGAG GTGTATTATGCAAAAAAGAAGCGACGGCACCAACAGGGTCAGGGTGAAGACTCCAGTCacaaaaaggagaggaaagtcTTTAATGATGGCTATGACGATGATAACTATGACTACATCGTCAAGAACGGGGAAAAATGGATGGACCGCTATGAGATTGATTCCTTGATAGGAAAGGGATCCTTCGGGCAG gttGTGAAAGCGTACGACCGTGCAGAGCAGGAATGGGTCGCCATTAAGATCATCAAGAACAAGAAAGCTTTCCTCAATCAAGCCCAGATTGAAGTGCGCCTGCTAGAGCTCATGAACAAACATGATACCGAGATGAAATACTACATTG TTCACCTCAAGCGTCACTTCATGTTTCGGAACCACCTCTGCCTCGTGTTTGAGATGCTTTCATACAACCTGTACGACCTGCTCCGGAACACCAACTTCCGCGGCGTCTCTCTCAACCTCACCCGGAAGTTTGCCCAGCAGCTATGCACAGCGCTGCTCTTCCTGGCCACACCTGAGCTCAGCATCATCCACTGTGACCTGAAGCCTGAGAACATCCTCCTCTGCAACCCCAAACGCAGCGCCATCAAAATCGTGGACTTTGGCAGCTCATGCCAACTGGGACAAAGG ataTACCAGTACATCCAGAGTCGCTTCTACCGTTCTCCAGAGGTTCTGCTGGGAATGCCCTATGACCTGGCCATCGACATGTGGTCTCTGGGCTGCATCTTAGTGGAGATGCACACTGGAGAACCTCTGTTCAGTGGCGCCAACGAG GTGGACCAGATGAACAAAATAGTGGAGGTTCTTGGGATCCCACCTAATCACATAATGGACCTAGCCCCAAAAGCCAGGAAGTTCTTCGAGAAGCTTTCTGATGGTACATGGAGTGTTAAGAAGACCAAAGATGGCAAAAGG TATAAACCTCCAGCCTCACGGAAGCTCCACTCCATCCTGGGTGTGGAGACAGGAGGTCCAGGTGGCCGGCGGGCAGGAGAGTCTGGCCACGCTGTTGCTGACTACTTGAAGTTCAAGGACCTGATCCTGCGGATGTTGGACTATGACCCTAAGAGCCGCATCCAGCCCTACTATGCCCTGCAGCACAGCTTCTTCAAGAAGACGGCGGACGAGGGGACCAACACGAGCAGCAGCGTGTCCACGAGCCCTGCGTTAGAGCAGTCCCAGTCTTCAGGAACCACGTCCAGTACCTCCTCCAGTTCAG GAGGATCTTCTGGGACGAGCACCAGTGGCAGAGCGAGGTCAGACCCGACACATCACCACTTACACAGTGGAGGACACTTTGGCACGGCCCTGCCGGCCATCGATGGAGACAGCCTCTGCCCACAG GCACGGCAGCCGTATCCGCCACCGCTGGTGTGGGGGGGCGGCGTGGGACCAGAGTCGGTCACTGGAGAGACACACCCGGTCCAGGAAACCACCTTCCATGTTCCCCCTCAGCACCCGAAGGCCCTTCATCCCCACTCACATGCTCATCACCACCACGGGCAGATGATGGCGACGCGGCCACGCCCACGTCACTACACCTCCCCGACACACAGCTCCTCCACACAGGACTCCATGGAAGTGGTTCACGGTCATCTGTCCATGACCTCCCtgtcttcctctgcctcctcttcctctacaTCGTCCTCTTCCACTGGGAACCACGGCAACCAGGCATACCAGCTCCGCCATTTGCCCACCGGAGCGCTGGACTTTGGTCAGAACGGCGGGCTGAGTATGGGGCTAGGTGCCTTCTCGAACCCGCGGCAGGAGACTGGCATGGCAGCGCACCCTGCTTTCTCCATGGGCACGAACACGGGGCCCGCCCACTACCTAGCGGAGGGTCACCTGGGCATGAGGCAGGGCATGGACCGGGAGGAGTCTCCAAtgactggagtgtgtgtgcagcagagttCCATGGCCAGCTCGTGA